The following coding sequences are from one Formosa haliotis window:
- a CDS encoding energy transducer TonB, with protein MKSKLFYILVLFSQLFYAQEKVYFSASGKVVKERQADYYRVLTKTDDNVWKMERFSMSGALQTEGYALKKNGKEKVGEYKTYYASGELREKRVFDSDVLMEFESYYKSANLKRKSIYEHGDLVTLKDYYDSGQLKNDVLYSGEEQNRALKAKSYYESGALKRDDQYLVQEGNNTKTYKLIKGVCFSEEGAAIPHTTFMRYPEFVGGKEVMNMYIKANFKQPKKVKKQEIKGTVIVRFVVGKNGAIKRAKVIKSLSVDLDKEALRVVNNMPNWTPGMEYGEITDMTFQLPMVLH; from the coding sequence TGGGAAAGTAGTTAAAGAGCGTCAAGCCGATTATTACCGAGTACTAACTAAAACCGATGATAATGTATGGAAAATGGAACGCTTTTCTATGTCGGGTGCATTACAAACAGAAGGGTATGCTTTAAAAAAGAATGGTAAAGAGAAAGTTGGCGAGTATAAAACATACTATGCTTCTGGAGAATTACGAGAAAAGAGAGTGTTCGACTCCGATGTTTTAATGGAATTTGAGTCGTATTATAAATCAGCTAACTTGAAGCGCAAAAGTATTTATGAGCATGGAGACCTTGTTACTTTAAAAGATTATTATGACTCCGGACAACTTAAAAATGATGTTTTATATTCGGGAGAAGAACAAAATAGAGCGCTTAAGGCAAAATCTTATTATGAGTCCGGTGCTTTAAAAAGAGACGATCAATATCTTGTTCAGGAAGGGAATAATACGAAAACATATAAGCTGATAAAAGGTGTTTGCTTTTCAGAAGAAGGCGCTGCGATACCTCATACTACATTTATGCGTTATCCTGAATTTGTAGGAGGAAAAGAGGTTATGAATATGTATATAAAAGCAAATTTTAAACAGCCAAAAAAGGTTAAAAAACAAGAAATAAAGGGAACAGTAATTGTAAGATTTGTAGTGGGTAAAAATGGGGCGATTAAAAGAGCTAAAGTTATAAAATCGCTTAGTGTCGACTTAGATAAAGAAGCACTACGCGTTGTAAACAATATGCCAAATTGGACTCCGGGAATGGAATATGGCGAGATAACTGATATGACGTTTCAATTACCAATGGTTCTTCATTAA